The Candidatus Eisenbacteria bacterium sequence CGATGCTGAAGGAAGCGGGCAAGTGGCGGCCCGCCACCTGGGAGGAGGCGCTGGCGCTCGCCGCCGGCAAACTCGGCGCCGCGAAGGGCAGGACGCTGCTGCTCACCGGGCGCGAGACCGGCTCGATGCGCGCGCTGGCCCGCGATTTCGCGAAGGCCACCGGCGGCCGGCACGTGATGTGGGAGCCGTACGCGTACGAGGCGGTGCGGGCGGCCAACCAGAAGACGTTCGGCCTCGCGGCGGTGCCGCGCTACGACTTCGCCTCGGCGCGCTGCGTCATTTCGTTCGGCGCCGACTTCCTCGAGACGTTCGGTTCCCCGGTGGCGCAGGCGCGCGGATTCGCGGCCATGCGCGCGAAGCGGGACGATTCGGCCGGCTGGTTCGTTGCCGTCGAGCCGCGCCTTTCGCTGACGGGCGCGAACGCCGACGAGTGGGTCGCGATCCGGCCGGGAACCGAAGCCGCGCTCGCGCTCGGGCTCGCGCACGTGATCCTCGCCGAGAACCTCGGGCCGCCGGTGCCCGAGGGCGGCGCGCTGCGCGCCGCGGTCGCGGCCTGGACGCCCGACGAGGTCGCGAAGCAGACGGACGTGGACGCCGCAAGCGTGCAGCGGCTCGCGCGACTGTTCGTCAGGGCCGGCTCGCCGCTGGCGGTGGCGGGCGGCATCGCCGCCCAGGGCACGCAGGCGACCTCGCTGGTCGCCGCGGTCAACCTGCTCAACTACGCCTCGGGCGCGGTCGGCCGCACGCTGCGATTCGACCGGCCCCTCGACTTCGACGGCGTCTCCGGTTTCGCCGCCCTGGGCGAGGAACTGAAGGCGATGTCGGCCGGCGCGTTCGACGTCGCGCTCGTGAACGGCGCGAACCCCGCCTACGCGCTGCCGGCGTGGGCCGGCTTCGCGGACGCGTTCGCGAAGGTGCCCTTCAAGGTCGCGCTCGCGGCGGCGATGGACGAGACGGCGGACCAGTGCGACCTCGTGTTGCCGGTCCTGCACCCGCTCGAGAGTTTCGGCGACGACTTCGGCGTCAAGGGCGTCTTCTCGCTGATCCAGGCGACGATGAAGCCGCTGCCGATGTTCGACGCGCGCGCCGCCGGCGACGTGCTGCTGCAGCTCGGCACCGGCTCGGGACTTCTCACCGGCGCGGCCCCGGCGTGGTTCGACTACGTCAAGGCCAACTGGAAGCCGGTGCACGCGCGGCTGGGAAGCGGGCGCGACTTCGACACCTTCTGGCTGGACTCGCTCAAGGCCGGCGGCGTCTGGGAGCCGGCCGCGAATCCCGCGGTGCGCTGGGCCGGTGCGCCCGTGTTCGCGACGTCGCCGCTCGCGGGCGAGGGCGACTACACGCTGGTCGTGGTGCCGTCGAACAATTTCCACGACGGCCGCGGCGCGAACAAGCCCTGGCTGCAGGAACTGCCCGACATGACCAGCAAGGCGGTGTGGGGCACCTGGGCCGAAATCCACCCCGACACGGCGAAGAAGCTGGGGCTGGACTCCGGCGACGCCGTTCGCGTCGAGACTTCGGCCGGCAGCGTCACGGTGCCCGCGTACCCGTATGCCGGCATCCGTCCGGATACGGTGGCGATCACCCTCGGGCAGGGCCACACGAACTATGGTCGCTACGCGACCGGCCGCGGCGTCAACGCGCTCGCGCTCGTGCCGCAGGCGACCGACGCCGCTTCGGGCGCGCTCGCGTACCTGGGCGCGAAGGCGAAGCTGGCCGCGGGCGCGAAGGCGGCCAGCCTGTACCTGCAGCAGGCCACCAAGGACCAGCACGATCGCGGCATCGCGCAGGTCATCCCGGTCGCTCAGCTGCTCGCGGCGGCGGGTGCGTCCGGCGGGCACGCGACGGAAGGCGGGCACGCGAGCGAAGCGAAGGGCGCGCACGAGCGCGCGTATCCGGGGCACTACCCGGGCGGCGAGGGCGTGCACGGCGACGTGAGCCCGATGCAGATGAAGAAGGGCCGCTACACCGAGCCGCTGGCGCGCCCCGACTCGGTGAAGATGCCCGCGCACACGATCACCGCCTTCGAGAGCGAGCTCAAGGGGCGCGGACCGCGCGCGAATCCGGTCAACGTCGGCAGCTACGCGACCGCCAAGCACCGCTGGGCGATGGCGATCAACCTCGACGCCTGCACCGGCTGCGCCGCGTGCGTCGTGGCGTGCTACGCCGAGAACAACATTCCGGTCGTGGGTCCCGAACTGGTCCAGAAGGGCCGCGAGATGGCGTGGATCCGTATCGACCGCTTCGAGGAGAAGCTCGCGCCGGGCGCCGCCGACGTGCGCTTCATTCCCATGATGTGCCAGCACTGCGGCGACGCGCCGTGCGAGATGGTGTGCCCGGTCTACGCGACCTTCCACACGCCCGAGGGGATCAACGGGCAGGTTTACAACCGCTGCGTCGGCACGCGGTACTGCTCGAACAACTGCCCGTACAAGGTGCGCGCGTTCAACTGGTTCGACTACAGCGCGCCCGAGAAGGTGACCTTCGCGTTCCCCGAACCGCTCAACTGGCAGCTCAATCCCGACGTCACGGTCCGCTCCAAGGGCGTGATGGAGAAGTGCTCGATGTGCATCCAGCGCATCCTCGAGGGCAAGGGCAACGCCAAGGACGAGCATCGCGAGGTCCGCGACGGCGAGATCCAGACCGCGTGCGCGCAAAGCTGCCCGGCGCGGGCCATCACGTTCGGCGACCTTGCCGACGCCGATTCGGCCGTGCACAAGGCCAGCTTCGGCGAGCGGCGCTACTGGGTGTTCGACGAACTCAACACGAAGCCGGGCGTCACGTACCTGCAGAAGGTCAAGCGGGACACGATGAGCGGGGGGCAGGCGTGACGACGACGACCCTGCGGGATCTGACCGTGGACGGCGTGAACGACGTGGACGAACGTCCCGTCACGCAGAAATCGCTGAACGACGACGTCCTCAGGCTGATCAGCCTGCCGGGCAAGGTCTGGTGGACGCTGTTCCTGCTCGACCTGATCGTGCTCGCGGTCGCGCTCGCCTCGGTGCGCAACCTGATCGTGCTCGGCTGGGGCGTCTCGGGCTTCCAGCGCCCGGTCATGTGGGCGGTCGGCATCACGAACTTCGTCTTCTGGGTCGGCATCGCGCACTGCGGCACGCTGGTCTCGGCGGTGCTGTTCCTGTTCCGCTCGCATTTCCGGCGCGCCGTGTATCGCATCGCCGAGGCGATGACGATCTTCGGCGTGCTGACCGCGGCCGTCTTCCCGGCGATCCACACCGGCCGGCCGTGGTTCGACTACTGGCTGTTCCCCTATCCGAACCAGCGCCAGATCTGGACGAACATCCGCTCGCCGCTCGAGTGGGACGTGTTCGCCGTCAACACCTACCTGACGATCTCGAGCATCTTCTTCCTCGTCGGGCTCATTCCCGACATCGCCGCCGCGCGCGACCGCGCCAAACACCCGGTGATGCGGCTGATCTTCTCGCTCCTGTCGTTCGGCTGGTCCGGCGCGAACTACCAGTGGAAGCACTTCTACGGCGCCTACCTGTTCTTCGCCGCGCTCGCGACGCCGCTGGTCTTCTCGGTGCACTCGGTCGTCTCGTGGGACTTCGCGATGGCGCAGGTCCCGGGCTGGCACACCACGATCTTCGCGCCCTACTTCGTGGCGGGCGCGATCTTCTCGGGTGTGGCGATGGTGATCTTCCTGCTCATCATCATCCGCAAGGGCTTCAACCTGCAGCACCTGGTCACCATCGACCACATGGAGAAATTGTCCAAGCTCGTGCTGCTGACCTCGAGCATGGTCGGCTACTCGTACCTGACCGAGTTCTTCATGGCGTGGGCGGGCCCGAGCAAGACCGAGCGCGACCTGTTCGTGTTCCGGGCGTTCGGGCACTACTGGTGGGCCTTCTGGATCATGTTCAGCTGCAACGTGATCTTCCCGCTGTCGCTGTGGTTCAAGTCCGTGCGGCGAAACATGACGGCGCTGTTCATCCTTTCGATCCTGGTCAACGTCGGAATGTGGTTCGAGCGGTTCGTCATCATCGTCACCTCGCTGGCGCGCGCCTTCAACCCGTCGAACTGGTTCCACTACCGCATCTCGATCACCGAGATCGCGCTGATCGTCGGGTCGTTCGCGTGGTTCTTCATGTTCTTCCTCGTGTTCGTCCGATTGCTGCCGGCGTTCTCGATCACCGAGATCAAGGAAACGCTGCCCGTTCCGCGGCGAAAGGGGAGCCACTGATGCTGGGCGGGATGTTGGAACGCATCTTGAACCCGGTGCCCCCGAAGTTCAGCGGCGTGCTGGGCGTCTGGTACTACGTGGACGACGCCGCCGACGCGGTGAAGGCGCTGCGCCAGGCCGGGCACGCGGACCTCAACGTGTTCTCGCCCGTGCCGCACCACGAGCTCGAGAGCGCGCTCGACCACGGCCCGTCGCTGGTCCGCTGGGTCACGGCGGTGGGCGGCTTTCTGGGCGCCGCCGGCGGTTTCGGCCTGTGCTACTACACGCTGTGGGCGTGGCCGCTCGTCATCGGCGGCAAGGAGCTCTATTCACTGCCGCCGATGACCGTGATCGGCTACGAATCCATGATTCTCATCGCCGGCATCGCGAACCTGATCGGCATGCTCGCGCTCGCGAGGCTGCCGCAGGTCAAGCCGGTGGCGCCCTACGATCCGCGCTTCCAGGAGGACCGCATCGGCGTCTGGGTGCCGTGTGACGCGAAGGCCGCGCAGCGCGTCGAGGAAGTGATGAAGGGCAGCGGGGCCGAGGAGGTGCAGGTCCATGCTTAAGCCCGCGCTCCTGCTCGGCGTCCTCGCGCTGTGGTCGGTGTCCTTCCAGCAGGGCTGCCAGGATCTGAAGAAGTCGCTCACGCACCTGCGCTATTACCCGATCCGCGACATGCGCCAGACCATCGTGATCGACCCGCAGCGTTACGACCCGACGAACGGCAAGTGGGTCACCTTTCGCGCCCCGGACTCGCTGGCCGTCTCGTCGATCGGCCAGGACCGCTGGATCGGCTCCGCGCCCTACGACGAAACGGCGCCGCTGATCCACGACCCCACGCCCGTGACCGACGAATCCATCGTGCGCGGCGACACCTTGTTCCGCGCGATCTGTTCGCCCTGCCACGGCAAGACGATGATGGGGGACGGCACGGTCGTGCCGTTCTTCATGCCGCCGCCCGACCTGCTCGCGCAGGCGACGCGCGATCGCAGCGACGGCTTCATCTACAGCTACATGCGCTACGGCGGGGTGGTGATGCCGTCGTACGGGAACGCCCTCTCGGCGCACGACGCGTGGGACATTTTGCACTACCTCCGCCACATGCAGAAGGTCAGCCCGAGATGAGCCACGAGGACGTGCTCCGCGACATCGCCGGCAAGCTCCCCGTCCGGCCCAACGCGCGCAAGCGGCGGATCTGGATCGCCTGTTTCGTCGTCGGGGCGGCGTCGCTCGCCTACCTGTTCGCGACCAACCCGCTGCGTGCCTGGGGCGCGTGGGCGATCAACACGATCTACTTCCTCGGTGTGGCCCAGGGCGCCATCGCGCTTTCCGCCTCGTACCGGCTGTCGAACGGTCGCTGGGGCGGTCCGGTGATGCGCATCGCCGAGTCCTTCACGGCCTACCTGCCCGTCGGCATCGCGACGCTGCTGGTGCTGCTCGTCGGCGGCATCGGGACCTACCTGCCGTGGGTGCAGGGAGTCGAGCCGCGGCTCAAGCCGTTCCTGAACGTGCCGTTCCTCTACGTGCGCACGCTCGGCGGCGCGCTGCTCTTCTGGTGGCTGTCGGCGAAGCTGGTCCGGGTGACGCTGCGCTCCGACCTTCAGGCCCTCAAGCCGCACGTGGCGCCCGAGCTGAAGGCCGAGTACGAGCGCATGTCGGCGAACTGGAAGGGCGACGAGGCGGAGGCGAAATGGCGCCGTCACGAGCTCGCTCACCTCTCGCCCCAGCTGGCGCTGACCTTCGTGATCTTCTTCTCCGTGCTCGGCTGGGACTTCATCATGGAGCTGACGCCGAACTGGGTGAGCGGCCTGTTCGGCTGGTGGATCTATGCCGGGGCGTTCATCGCGGGCATCGCGATGACGGCTTTCATGGCCGTGCAGCTGCGCGCGAAGTACCGGCTCGAGGCGTACATCTCGACCAACATGTTCTGGGACATCGGCAAGATCCTGTTCGCCTGGTGCATCTTCTGGGCCTACCTGTTCTGGTCGCAGTACCTGACCATCTGGTACGCGAACATTCCCGAAGAGAGCTGGTGGGTGTTCATCCGTTTCGAGGAGCCGTGGCGCACGCTGTCGTTCACGGTATTCACGCTGGTGTTCGCCATTCCCTTCCTCGGAATGCTCAACAAACCCGCGAAGACGAAGCCCGTGCTGCTCATGACCTTCTCGCTCATCGTGCTCGTCGGTATCTGGCTCGAGCGCGTCGTCCTCGTGATGCCGTCGCTGAACGCCGAGCAGGTCTGGCTCGGGCTGCCGGAGATCGGGGTCACGATCGGCTTCCTCGGTCTGTTCGGCTGGCCGGTGCAGAGCTTCCTGTCGAAGTTCCCCGTCGTGAACGTGACCGACGTGTTAGAGGGCGCGGGAAGATCCGGGCACTGACGTCTTTCCTCCGCCGATGACGGCGCCCGGATCCTCGCCTCGAGGGTCCGGGCGTTTCTCGTTTCGAGGCTCGTTCGGGGGCGTTGGGGATCGCATGCGGGCGGGTTCTGGGCCCGCCCGATCGGAAGACGCCGGGATGGCGGAATGGCAGACGCAGCGGACTTAAAATCCGCTGGGGGAAACCCCGTGCAGGTTCGAGCCCTGCTCCCGGCACATCTCCGAAGTCGGGACGAACGACGGCAGGTGCGGATCGAAAGAGCGGGGCGGACCCGTGCGGCGTTCGTGTATCCTGCGCGCTCGTCGGCGCTCCGCGCGCCGCCCACAGGGAGGTGCGATTGGGGCTCTGGCGGTGGCTGGCGACGTCGTGCGACGCGGGCTGGCGGCGGCATGCGCGGTTTCTGGGACTCGGCTGGCTCGGCGGCCTGCTGGTGTGCGCGCTCGCCGCGTGGGCGGGGCACGGGCTTTACTACTTTCTCGACTTCCGCTGGAGCGGACGGCCGTTGTCGGGGTTGATGACGCTGGCGAGCGGCTTCTGCCTGGTCATTTGCGGCAGCGGTTTCCTGGTCGCCTCCCGGCGCGCGATGCGAACGCCGGGGCAGGGGCGTGAATGGCTGGGCTGGCTCCTCGGCGGGCTGGGTTGCTTCTGGCTCGCATTCGACGAAGTCGGCCAGCTTCACGAGCAGGCGGCGGAACTGCTGCTTCGCGCGGGTGTCCCGCGTCCGCTGGGCGTGCTCGACACGGATCTGTACGTCTTCACGGCCTACGTGGCGGGGCTGGTGCTCGTCGTCGCGATGCTGTGGCCGACGCGCCGGGCACTCGAGCCGGCCATGCTCCCCCTGGCCGTCGCGCTCGTCTGCTTCGCGCTGTCCGAGGTGTTCGACCAGCTTCCGTGGGACCGCCTCGCGCCCGCGACGCGGCCATGGGTGGGAACGACCGAGGAGGTCTACAAGTCGCTCGGTGCGTGGTCGCTGGCGATGTGCGGGCTGCTGTGCGCCGACGAGGCGACTCGCGCGGACGCGAACCCGGGCGAGCGTGTCGGTCGAACCTGACGCCCGCGAGCGGGCGCCGCGGGAGCGCGACGGGCCGAAAGCGCCGAGGCCGCCCGGAAGGTTCCGGACGGCCTCGAATCATGCGCGGTTGCAGGGGCTCATCCCGGCAGTCCGCCGTTCACCTCGGTGACGATCGGAGCCTCGGGCTTCTGCTTCGCCGGCTTCGGCTTCGCGGGGGCGCTGGCCCGCACGGGAGCGGCGGTGGGCCGCGGCTGGTTCGAGCGCCAGCCGAGGAACGCGAGCGCCGCCACGGTCACGAGGGCGACGGCCCACACGAGCGGTCCCGGGCCGGACTTGTTCTCCATGGCTCAGATCTCCTTCCACGACAGCGTGCGCGCCGTCGGCATGTTGGAGTTGAAGCGGAGCGTGGTCGGATAGCACGGCGGCACGAGGCCGCGCTTGTCGTAGCGGAAGTTGCGGCCGTAGCCGGTGAGCAGCTTGCCCGTCCTGGTGTCGAACGTGAAGAACGGGCCGTAGAAGGTTTCGGTGATGCCACCGCGAAGATTGAAGATGCCGCGCGAGGAGCCGCTGTTGTAGTTGTCCACCGTGAACTGGCCGTCGGTGGCGTCGGTCGCCATCACGAACGCGTCGAGGTTGAGATTGTCGGGAGCGCCGCTGCCGACGTGCACCGCACCGACGGGCGTGAAGATGCCGAGCACGTTCGCGGCCTTGTCGTAGCTGTCGTAGGTCAGGTCGCGCGTCAGCGTGATGTCTCCGTTGGCGGTCAGCAGCATCTTGTTGCCCTCGGCGACCGCCGGCAGGACGAGCCCGCCGCTCGTGCGGTCAGGTCCGCGCAGGTCGCTGATGCTGCCGTTCACGAACAGCTGGCCGTTGGGGACGCCGGTGAAGGAGGCGTCCGGCGAGCCGCTGAAGCTGGACCCGTTCCAGACCTTCGTCGAGCCGCCGGAGGCCGGGTCCACGCATACGGTCTTCACCGTGCTGCCCTGCGTGAACTGGTACCACTGGCGGTTGCCCACCGTGTCCGCCCACATCTTGCACTTGTCGAGCCTGCCCTGGATGTACAGGCCGCCCGTCATCGCGCCGGTGGTGGCCGAAGCGCCGCCCGAGTTGACCATGTAGATGCCGTTCGGCGGGGTGCTCGAGCCCGCGCCCGTGCCGAGCACGCCGTTCACGTACGAGTTGGTCGGCGAGGTCGTGGCACCCGCGTTGCCGAGCGCCTCCTGCTGCTGGTTGTAGGCGTTCGTGGGCAGCGGAATGTCCGGCTGACCCCGGTAGAAGCCGTTGCCGAAGTTGGGCACGTCGATCGTGCCGTTGTTGTTCGCGGCGAGCGTCTTGGGGCTGCCGTTGTTGTTGAACATCGCCCTGGAGTTGGTGCTCGTCACCGC is a genomic window containing:
- a CDS encoding molybdopterin-dependent oxidoreductase yields the protein MSDSVVFNRRDFLKLVGVGVAGAAAGCAKPPAERLIPYLVAPEDILPGVPYFYASTCRECPAACGIVVRTREGRAIKIEGNPDHPVNQGGLCARGQASLQGLYDPDRLKTPMLKEAGKWRPATWEEALALAAGKLGAAKGRTLLLTGRETGSMRALARDFAKATGGRHVMWEPYAYEAVRAANQKTFGLAAVPRYDFASARCVISFGADFLETFGSPVAQARGFAAMRAKRDDSAGWFVAVEPRLSLTGANADEWVAIRPGTEAALALGLAHVILAENLGPPVPEGGALRAAVAAWTPDEVAKQTDVDAASVQRLARLFVRAGSPLAVAGGIAAQGTQATSLVAAVNLLNYASGAVGRTLRFDRPLDFDGVSGFAALGEELKAMSAGAFDVALVNGANPAYALPAWAGFADAFAKVPFKVALAAAMDETADQCDLVLPVLHPLESFGDDFGVKGVFSLIQATMKPLPMFDARAAGDVLLQLGTGSGLLTGAAPAWFDYVKANWKPVHARLGSGRDFDTFWLDSLKAGGVWEPAANPAVRWAGAPVFATSPLAGEGDYTLVVVPSNNFHDGRGANKPWLQELPDMTSKAVWGTWAEIHPDTAKKLGLDSGDAVRVETSAGSVTVPAYPYAGIRPDTVAITLGQGHTNYGRYATGRGVNALALVPQATDAASGALAYLGAKAKLAAGAKAASLYLQQATKDQHDRGIAQVIPVAQLLAAAGASGGHATEGGHASEAKGAHERAYPGHYPGGEGVHGDVSPMQMKKGRYTEPLARPDSVKMPAHTITAFESELKGRGPRANPVNVGSYATAKHRWAMAINLDACTGCAACVVACYAENNIPVVGPELVQKGREMAWIRIDRFEEKLAPGAADVRFIPMMCQHCGDAPCEMVCPVYATFHTPEGINGQVYNRCVGTRYCSNNCPYKVRAFNWFDYSAPEKVTFAFPEPLNWQLNPDVTVRSKGVMEKCSMCIQRILEGKGNAKDEHREVRDGEIQTACAQSCPARAITFGDLADADSAVHKASFGERRYWVFDELNTKPGVTYLQKVKRDTMSGGQA
- the nrfD gene encoding polysulfide reductase NrfD, with amino-acid sequence MRDLTVDGVNDVDERPVTQKSLNDDVLRLISLPGKVWWTLFLLDLIVLAVALASVRNLIVLGWGVSGFQRPVMWAVGITNFVFWVGIAHCGTLVSAVLFLFRSHFRRAVYRIAEAMTIFGVLTAAVFPAIHTGRPWFDYWLFPYPNQRQIWTNIRSPLEWDVFAVNTYLTISSIFFLVGLIPDIAAARDRAKHPVMRLIFSLLSFGWSGANYQWKHFYGAYLFFAALATPLVFSVHSVVSWDFAMAQVPGWHTTIFAPYFVAGAIFSGVAMVIFLLIIIRKGFNLQHLVTIDHMEKLSKLVLLTSSMVGYSYLTEFFMAWAGPSKTERDLFVFRAFGHYWWAFWIMFSCNVIFPLSLWFKSVRRNMTALFILSILVNVGMWFERFVIIVTSLARAFNPSNWFHYRISITEIALIVGSFAWFFMFFLVFVRLLPAFSITEIKETLPVPRRKGSH
- a CDS encoding DUF3341 domain-containing protein produces the protein MNPVPPKFSGVLGVWYYVDDAADAVKALRQAGHADLNVFSPVPHHELESALDHGPSLVRWVTAVGGFLGAAGGFGLCYYTLWAWPLVIGGKELYSLPPMTVIGYESMILIAGIANLIGMLALARLPQVKPVAPYDPRFQEDRIGVWVPCDAKAAQRVEEVMKGSGAEEVQVHA
- a CDS encoding cytochrome c; the encoded protein is MLKPALLLGVLALWSVSFQQGCQDLKKSLTHLRYYPIRDMRQTIVIDPQRYDPTNGKWVTFRAPDSLAVSSIGQDRWIGSAPYDETAPLIHDPTPVTDESIVRGDTLFRAICSPCHGKTMMGDGTVVPFFMPPPDLLAQATRDRSDGFIYSYMRYGGVVMPSYGNALSAHDAWDILHYLRHMQKVSPR
- a CDS encoding DUF4900 domain-containing protein, whose translation is MVPARSPHRTHSERGIALAAAILVVLMSSIIVATFMTTTVGERAMSSNVQIAKASLYAADAGVRTEQQWLANFAQAKVDSCVAAWNGMDSLVIKNPGAIFPNGVFTVASSNPPFSASGTIAWADTDITKQMQAYDYRFTIQSQGTVGNGGTRRVQASGNLRLSATRGTFADYLIFLENHTSTSGAAIWFTSSVTFDGRVHANDMLHFAFKPTFYDAVTSTNSRAMFNNNGSPKTLAANNNGTIDVPNFGNGFYRGQPDIPLPTNAYNQQQEALGNAGATTSPTNSYVNGVLGTGAGSSTPPNGIYMVNSGGASATTGAMTGGLYIQGRLDKCKMWADTVGNRQWYQFTQGSTVKTVCVDPASGGSTKVWNGSSFSGSPDASFTGVPNGQLFVNGSISDLRGPDRTSGGLVLPAVAEGNKMLLTANGDITLTRDLTYDSYDKAANVLGIFTPVGAVHVGSGAPDNLNLDAFVMATDATDGQFTVDNYNSGSSRGIFNLRGGITETFYGPFFTFDTRTGKLLTGYGRNFRYDKRGLVPPCYPTTLRFNSNMPTARTLSWKEI